Proteins encoded together in one Coffea arabica cultivar ET-39 chromosome 2c, Coffea Arabica ET-39 HiFi, whole genome shotgun sequence window:
- the LOC113727445 gene encoding pentatricopeptide repeat-containing protein At1g62350-like has protein sequence MWRQGLRRVSSNLITPLHHPNSSFRQIFSHQALGSPSSTSGSSSPSLSIWRRKKEIGKEGLMVAKELKRLQTNPIRLERFMKSHVSRLLKSDLIAVLAEFQRQDLVFLSIKLYEVVRKEIWYRPDMFFYRDMLMMLARNKRVDEARSVWDDLRREGVLFDQHTFGDLIRAFLDSGLPKEAMDIYEEMRLSPDPLLSLPYRVILKGLLPYPELREKIKDDFLELFPNMIVYDPPEDLFDDQQWEKDDVDG, from the exons ATGTGGCGTCAGGGCCTGCGCAGAGTCTCCTCAAATCTCATCACCCCACTGCACCACCCCAATTCATCATTTAGACAAATCTTTAGCCACCAGGCATTAGGATCACCCTCGTCGACGTCAGGGTCATCGAGCCCAAGCCTATCAATATGGAGAAGGAAGAAGGAGATCGGAAAAGAGGGTTTAATGGTGGCTAAAGAGCTGAAGCGCCTTCAGACAAATCCCATACGCTTGGAGAGGTTCATGAAATCCCACGTCTCCCGCCTCCTTAAATCCGACCTGATTGCTGTCCTTGCTGAGTTCCAGAGACAAGACCTTGTCTTTCTCTCCATCAAG TTGTATGAGGTGGTCCGTAAAGAAATTTGGTATAGGCCAGATATGTTCTTCTACAGGGATATGCTAATGATGCTAGCGAGAAATAAAAGGGTAGACGAAGCCAGGAGTGTATGGGATGACTTAAGGAGGGAAGGCGTGCTTTTTGATCAGCATACCTTTGGTGACCTCATTAGGGCCTTCTTAGACAGTGGACTACCGAAGGAAGCAATGGACATATACGAGGAAATGAGGCTATCTCCTGATCCCCTGCTATCATTGCCTTATAGAGTGATCTTGAAGGGGCTCCTCCCATATCCAGAATTGAGGGAAAAAATAAAGGATGACTTCTTGGAACTTTTCCCTAATATGATTGTTTACGACCCACCTGAGGACTTATTTGATGATCAACAATGGGAAAAGGACGATGTAGATGGATGA